The Bacteroides fragilis NCTC 9343 genome includes the window AGCCAACCGGAAACAATTGTTGAACCAGGTGTTATGGGAGAATCTGCTTCTTACCTGTATCGGTGGATTGATGGGACTTATTGTTTCGTGGGGACTGCTTGTGCTGGGGCGCAATTGGGTGTTTAGTCTGTTTGACAAATATCCGACAGTCATATCCGACGGAGTCGATGTGGCTATCAATCCGCAAATGCTGTTCAGTCCTTTGATGTTTTGCGTAACGTTTGCTTTTTGTTTGATACTGAACCTGCTTTCCGCATGGTGGCCCACATGGCGTTCGTTGCACAAAGATATTATTGATTCACTAAACGAAAAGAAATAAAATATGATACGACTAATAATGAAAAACCTCTGGGCCCGCCGCCGGAAGAACGGATGGTTGCTGGCCGAATTAATATTGGTATCGATTGTCACATGGGTGATTGTTGATCCGTTGGTGGTGCTGACACATGACCGGAATTTGCCGGAAGGCTATCGTCCCGATCACCTTTTCCTGCTTCAGTTGGCTTCATACCCTGCCGGGTCGGAGCAATTCCGTGCCGAAGAGAATGATACATTGGCGCGTAAAGCCAATTTCGAACGGTTGCTCAATAAACTCAAACACTACGAGGGAGTCAAGTATACTACTTTCATCTTGAACGAACAGTATCCTTCGGCACTTTCCATAAGCAACGGCAACACGATGTTCGATACCATTCCGGTCCGCACTCTCCGTCTTGCCTTTATACCTCATACCGATTATTTCCGAACCATGGGGATGGAGGGAGCCGAGGGTATGACGGCCGAACAATTGGATAACCGTGATTTCCTGTGGACCGAATCGGTGCTGACAGCGGATATCTCACAACGGCTGAAAGACGGAAAACCGCTTTACGGACGCCGCCTTGGAAACGGGGACGAGGAAGACTACCGGGTGGGGGGAGTGATAGCTCCTGTTCGCTACCGGAGTTATATGCAGCCCATGCCCATAGAGTTATATGTGTATGAAGAGTTTCCTGATTATATGTACTATTATATTCCGCTGATAGCTTTGCGTATAGACGATCATTTGTCGGAGAAGGTTTTCTTGCATCACTTCCGTGAGTGGATGAATAAGGAGTTGACAGTCGGTAACTATTATGTGAAGTCAGTGCAGTCGTTTAGCGACATTCAGGAGCAGCATGAATTTTCCGAGGGTATCACCAATCAGTATCGTCTGAACCTGGCTTTGGGTATCTTCTTTTTAGTGAACCTTTGCCTGGGAGTAGCAGGAACTTTCTGGATGCAGACCCGTTCACGCCGTGAAGAGGTGGGCATCATGCTTTCTTTCGGCGGTACTCCTTCACACATCACCCGCCTGCTGTTATACGAGGGTTGGATACTGACCACATTGGGTACGTTGACCGGCTGTTTACTCTATTTGCAATACGCATTGAGGGACGGACTTTATACTACCTGTAACAGTGCGGAAGAGGCAATGCCTGCTTACTGGATCAACCACTTCGGCCTGCATTTTACGGCGGTTACTCTGATCGTATATCTCTTGCTGCTGATTGTAGTTTCCATCGGAATCTGGATGCCGGCACATAAACTTAGCCGTATCAGTCCGGTAGATGCGCTGCGTGACGAATGATCACTCGTTAAACCCATAAGACAGTATGATTAAACTTTATTTCAAACAAGCCTGGCAACTGCTGAAACAAAATCCTTTGTTCAGCAGTGTGTACGTGCTTGGTACAGGATTAGGCATTGCCATGACCATGAGCTTGGTGATCATTTATTACATCAAGATGGCACCGGTCTACCCCGAAGAGAACCGGAACCGAATCCTGGTGAGTAAAGGGATGACTGCGATAGAGCAAGGCGATGAAAATAACTGGTTCAGTTCGAATGTATCTTTTCAGACGGTGAAACGCTTCTATTATCCGCTAAAGAGTGCCGAGGCTGTGGGGTGTTCTTTGGACGGGCATACTACATCGCTGCTTGAACTGCCGGAGAGTAAAGATCTGAAAGAGGTACAGGTGAAACTGGTAGATGCCGGATTCTGGAAAGTTTTCAGCTTCGCTTTTGTAGATGGTAAGCCGTTCACCCGGGCTGATTTTGATTCCGGATTGCGCAAAGCCGTTATTTCCGTAACGTTGGCTCGCCGGCTTTACGGAGATAATGCTCCGGTGGGCCGTACCTTTGTTCTCGACTCGGACGAATATCAAGTGTGTGGCGTGGTTAAAGATGTGTCCTTCATTACTCCTGCTACGTATGCCGACATCTGGTTGCCGCTGACGGTAGATGCTGAGGTCGTAGAGGAGAAAGAGGGTAGTTATGAGTTGATTGGAAATCTGAGTGTTTATATGTTGGCACCCTCTGTCGGTTCGAAAGATAAGGTTGCCGGGGAAGTGCGGGATGCGTTCCGTAAATACAATTTCTCTCAGAAAAAGTACAAGGTCGATTTATATGGACAGCCCGTATCTTATTGGAAAAGCACTTTTTATGAATATTGTAATTCGGCACCCGATTGGGGAAAACTGATACGGACGTATGGGACTATCCTGCTGGCTTTGCTTTTTGTTCCTGCACTGAATCTGGCAGGAATGATCGCTTCGCGGATGAAACGTCAGCTTTCTGAAATGGGTATACGTAAGGCTTTCGGGGCCTCCAAAGCTTCGCTCCTGATGCAGGTCTTTTGGGAGAATCTGTTTCTTACGGGGCTTGGAGGGTTGTTGGGCTTATTACTTTCGTATCTGATTGTCTATTGCGGGCGTAATTGGTTACCCGACCTGCTAAGTGCATATTCGGATGTGATACCCGAGGGAGTTGACAGTTTCTTAACTCCCGGTATGTTGCTGAATCCTGTGGTGATAGGCATTACATTTCTGGTCAGCTTGATACTGAATGTGCTGTCGGCTTTGATTCCGGCCCTACATGCTTTGAAGAAAGATATTGTATATTCGCTTAACGATAAAAGATAAATAGCTATGAACCTGATGATGATACTCCGCCAACTGTGGAACCAGCGTGCTGCCAACGGATGGATTCTGGGCGAACTGGTGGTTGTGACTTATTTCTTATGGGGAGTAGTCGACCCTGTGTACGTATTATTGTCCGACAAGGCATTGCCTGACAATTACGACCTCACTGATACTTACTTGCTGAGCATAGGTGCATACTCTGCCAATCATACCAGATATAATCCGGAGTTGGATTCGGACTCATTGAAACAGGTTGATTTTATGCGTATTGTAGATCAGGTACGCCGCTATCCGGGAGTCTCTGATGTGACTGTCAGCTTTTTCAATTCATATCCGCAAAGCGGTACCTGGAATGGAGGACAGCTTTTCAATGATACGATCTTTGCAAATATACAGCAGATGACATTTCTTTCCGGCACCGACTATTTTGGAGTCTTCCGGATACATGATGCCCGGACGGGAGAAATACCTCCGGTGCTTGCGGAAGGAGAACAGGGAATCTATCTGACTCCTGACGTTGCCGAAAAACTGTTCGGTGAAAAGTATCCGCAGAACAAATGGATACATTGGGGAGACAGTACCCGTAAATCTCCGTTGACTGCTGTAATCGATCCCTTGCAAATCAGGAGTATCAGTCAGCCCGGTCCGTTGGTATTCAAAGCTACTTCTGAATTAATCCATCTTCCGGGAGCGGCCCGCATCTGCTTCCGCGTACGTGACGGACTGGCATCACCAGCTTTCACCGAGACTTTTAAGCGTGAGATGCGTCCGCGGATGCAGATCGGAAACTATTATCTGGCGTCACTCACGGATTTTGAAACGGTGAGTAAACACTTTGAGTATTATATGGGAACTACGGGCACTATCCGTTTGCAGATCATCCTTGCTTCATTTTTTCTACTCTGTGTGTTCTTGGGGATGGGCGGTACTTTTTGGTTACGTTGCAACTCACGGCGGGAGGAAATGGGAATTTACATGACGATGGGGTCTACTCGCCATCGGTTGATCCGGCAATTTCTTCTGGAGGCCTGGTGGATGGTTACTATTGCATTTGTAATAGGAGCCTTGGCGCAATTCCAAGTTGTATATCTCAATGGTTTTGCATTTCCGCCGGATGATCCGAATCCGGATTATATACAGAATCGTCCGGTGTTACACTTCCTTATTGTATCAGCCATTTCATATATTTTGATCCTGGCTGTTTCGTTTGTGGCTACTTACATCCCGGTGTCGAAAGCTGCCCGGATGAATCCTGCGGATGCTTTGCGGGACGAGTAATCAAACTTAAAATTCACCACGGATCGGCAGATTGCACCGATATATCATGTAGACGATCTATCATTTCTTCTCCGTGCAATCTGCCGATCCGTAGTGAAAGACGTTTTCGGTATATTTAGAAATACGTTTCATAGCCCGGTGGAGTTGTCATACCTGAATGACCCTATATTCTGTCGGTGTACAGCCGACCACCTTTTTAAATATCCGTGTGAAATGTTGCGGATATTGGAATCCCAGTTCATAAGCGATTTCACTGACAGTTTTTTCCGAAGCCAATATCCTTTCTTTGGCTATATTGATTATTTTTCCCTGAATGTATTCCTGAGCGGTCTTTCCGGTTTCCTTTTTAATCAGATCGCCGAAATAGTTGGATGACAGGTTTACCTTGTCTGCGAAATATTTAACTGTGGGCAATTTTTCGTTTGGCGATTGTTCACTTTGGAAATAGACATCGAGTAGGTCTTCGAACTTCATCAATACATCTTTGTTCACTTTCGAACGTGTCACGAACTGACGTTCGTAGAAACGCATGCAATAATCCAATAACAATTCGATATTTCTTGCGATCAGGCGCTTGCTATGCTTGTCTATCGGACGGGACAACTCCTGTTGTACCTTGTCAAGGCAATCCTGAAAAATCTTTTTCTCGTCGTCCGAAAGATGCAGGGCTTCATTCGATGCGTATGAAAAGAACGAGTAGTGCTTGATTTCCTGTCCCAAAGACGTGCCGCGGATAAGGTCGGGATGGAAAAGTATTCCGTGTGACATTGGGCGTACACCATCGTTTAGCTTTACTTCGACTACTTGTCCCGGTGCGAAACTTGTCACTGTGCCTTCCTGATAGTCATACATTTGCCGTCCGTAACGCAGATCGCCACACTTTGTCTGTTTCAGGAACAGAGCGTATAATCCATAATTGAGAGTGAAATGTGTGGGAAACACTGTGGCTTTCGACAAGTCGACTACCGTTACCAAAGGGTGCAATGTCTCGAGACCATACATTTTATTATACTGGTCTACCGAGTTGAGCTTGATTACTTCTTCCATAGGACATCTGGTTGTTTATTCTGTGACAAATGTAAGAATTTTCATTATATGTAGTATGGGTGAGGAGATTAAAACAGGAATAGGGGTAAAAATATCCGTAATTAGGGTTGTATCGTCGGCGTTTTTCCTGCCAATGTACCCGAAATTAATAGAACTTTTAGTTCACCAACGGGCAGTATGTTCATTTTCGGACACCCAACTCTCTGCTTAATATACGATTTATGAGGAAGTTATCTGTTTGGCATACCATTTGATTCTATCTCGTCTGTGTGGAATCGATATAGAACAAAATGAAACATCTAAATAAACTAAAGTTATGATTACATTAACCTCTCTTTCTAAAATCTATCGTACAAACGAGATTGAAACAGTAGCCCTTGAGAATGTCAACCTGAAAGTTGATCGTGGTGAATTTCTTAGCATTATGGGACCTTCCGGTTGTGGCAAATCGACTTTACTGAACATTATGGGTTTGCTTGATGCCCCTACCGCAGGGACAATAGAGATAAACGGTACACATACAGAGGGTATGAAAGATAAAGAACTGGCCGCTTTCCGTAATAAAACGCTTGGTTTTGTATTCCAGTCCTTCCATCTGATAAATTCACTTAACGTAATGGATAATGTGGAACTTCCCTTGTTGTATCGTCATATAGCTTCTTCCGAACGTCGTAAACTGGCACAAGAGGTTCTTGAGAAGGTCGGTTTGAGTCATCGCATGCGTCATTTTCCGACACAGCTTTCCGGCGGTCAGTGCCAGCGCGTTGCCATTGCCCGTGCCATTATCGGTAATCCTGAGATCATCCTTGCCGACGAACCTACCGGTAACCTGGACTCTAAGATGGGTGCCGAGGTGATGGAATTGCTTCATCGCCTGAATAAAGAAGACGGACGCACCATCGTAATGGTAACTCACAATGAGGAACAGGCCGGACAGACTTCACGTACCGTCCGGTTTTTCGACGGACGTCAGGTACAGTAAGCAATAAAGGAATGCAAAATACAATCTAATAAAAAGAGCTTATGATTAAGCAATACTTTAAGCAGTCACTTGTTCTTCTTCAGCAGAATAAGTTGCTGAGTGTTATTGCCATTATTGGTACGGCACTGGCCATTGCCATGATAATGTGCATTGTACTTATCTATCAAGCAAGAACAGCCAACTATGAACCGGAGATAAATCGCGACCGTACCTTATCGATCGAGATGACGATTGCTCAGAAAATAGATGATAAAGGATGGAATATGGGGAATCAGTTATCACTGCGTACCATTAAAGAATGTTTCTATCCAATGACTACGGCGGAAGCGGTGAGCGCCGTGCACTACAGCATGACGTCTTTGGCGGCTACTCCCGACGGAACCCGGGAAGGGAAGTGTGCGGTCAGTTATACGGATGATAATTTTTGGCGTGTATTTGGTTTCCGCTTTCTGCATGGTAAACCTTACGGGCAGGAATTTGTGTCCGGCGAGAAGAAACTGGTAGTGACCCGCTCGTTGGCTCGTCGTCTGTTTGGCATCGACAATGCGGTGGGACGTATCATTTCATTAGGATTTGTCGATTATACCGTCTGTGGAGTAGTGGCCGATGTGTCGGTATTGGCCGAGGCTGCTTATGCCGAGGCTTGGGCCCCTTATACGGCATTGCCGGATTATGAACGTAGTGTCAGCGAGGGTCTGCAAGGAGGATATTCATGTTATATCCTGGTACCCAAGGGGGCCGATCCGGATGTAGTTCGAGCCGAGGCACAACAGAATGTAGACCGTATGAACGCCAATCAGAAAGAACTGAAATTGTTGCTTGGAGGTGCGCCCGACACCCGCCTGATGTCTTTGGCCCGTGATAATCCGTTTGATGATCCGGATACATCGCGGTTGGTTCTGATTTATATCGTAGTGATTACCATCCTGTTGTTGGTGCCTGCCATTAACCTGAGCGGTATCACACTTTCGCGTATGCGCCGGCGGATGGAAGAGATCGGTGTGCGACGTGCTTTCGGTGCCACTCGTGGAGAACTTCTCCGGCAGGTGCTCGCCGAGAATCTGGTTGTTACATTGATGGGAGGTGTATTGGGACTGATCTTGTCGTACATAGCCGTGCTATGCATGCGTGACTGGTTGCTCAATACTTCTATGTCGGGGTATTATGGAGTGGACACTCAAGTATCCGCAGGTATGGTCATTCAACCGTTTGTATTTGTTTGTGCGTTATTGTTCTGCTTGTTGATGAATCTGCTGAGTGCGGGAATTCCAGCCATTCGTGTATCGCGCACCAACATTGTCAATGCCATTAAATAGAAGAAATCATGATAAAACATTTATTGAAACAGATATGGGCCCAGCGCTCTGTCAACGCCTGGTTGTGGTTTGAACTGATGATTGTCTCAGTCTGCCTGTTCTATGTAATGGACTATCTGTACGTAACCGGAAGATTGTATGCCACTCCGCTCGGTTTTGATACCGAGCACGTTTATCGGGTAAAACTAGCTTCGATACCTCCCGGAGGAAAGGAATATAAACCCGGTGATACTGATAGCTTGAAGATAGAACAATGGTTCTCCATCCTTTCGCGCCTCAGGGCTTATCCGGGAGTAGAGGCCGTATCGCTGAGTATTGGTTCGCATCCTTACAATCAAAACAGTTCCAGCGGTTCAAGGGGGATAGATACCACTTGGGTACACGGATATGTGTATAATGTATCACCCGATTATTTCCGGGTATTCCGCATCACTGACAAGCAGGGAAAAACCGAGTCACTTGTACAGGCGGCTACTCAGGAAAACACATGGATCATTTCTGCCGAAACCGAACGTGAGTTTTCCGCTAAGGGAACCGATGCACTGGGTAAAGGAGTGAAGAATTGGGGCGAGACAGAACCGACACATACCATTCGCGGTATATGCAATACCATCCGCTTTGATGATTTTTATCCGCTTTACCCTACTTATATCGAATGTCATTCGGAGGCTGCTTTGTTAGGGTGGAGGGGGAATAATGCGGAGTTTTGTGTGCGTGTCCGTCCGGATGCGGATGGTGTGGACTTTCCGTCCCGTTTCCGTAAAGATATGAAGGACAGCTTCGGGTCGGTAATTTTTATCTTCTGGATATTACCTCTTTTGACGATCTTCGTGAGAACTATTACCGCAGCAACGGGAAGATAAATGATGTGAAAACCCGGATTGCCGCTTTAGGCTTCTTCTTGCTGAACATTCTGATGGGAGTGATCGGTACATTTTGGATACGGACACAGCAACGGCGTTCGGAGATGGGACTTCGGCTGGCTTTGGGATCTACCCGTGCGAACCTCAGAAGTTTGCTGATCGGTGAAGGGGTTTTATTATTAATACTGGCCACGGTGCCGGCTGCTGTCATAAGTCTGAATCTTGCCTTTATGGATTTGCTGACCGATACGATGCCGGTTGTTACCGTCACCCGTTTCCTGATTGTGCAGGCTATGACGTTTGTGTCGATAGTTGTCATGATCGTCATCGGGATTTGTATACCTGCCCGTCAGGTCATGCGTATTCAGCCTGCAGAAGCACTGCACGAAGAATAAGCATGTCTGTTGAGGGACACTCCCGAGTTCATTTACGGGCAGAGTGTTCATTATCGGACACCTCGTTGGGAACATAAGCGGTTGTATTTAAAGGAATTAATTTTTTGGCATATCATTTGAACAAGAATCTAATAAAAGAAATATTTAAAACTATAAGTGATGATTACATTAACTTCTCTTTCTAAAATCTATCGTACAAACGAGATTGAAACAGTAGCGCTCGAAAACGTGAATCTGACAGTCGACCGTGGTGAGTTTCTGAGTATCATGGGCCCTTCGGGTTGTGGTAAATCTACTTTGTTGAACATCATGGGATTGCTGGATGCTCCTACGACGGGTACGATCGAAATAAACGGTACACATACAGAAGGCATGAAAGACAAAGAATTGGCTGCTTTCCGTAATAAGACACTGGGTTTCGTTTTCCAGTCTTTCCACCTGATCAACTCACTCAACGTACTGGACAATGTGGAGCTTCCGTTACTCTACCGTCGTGTCAGTTCGTCCGAGCGTAGAAAGTTGGCGCAGGAGGTTCTCGAGAAGGTGGGTTTGAGCCATCGTATGCGTCATTTCCCGACACAGCTTTCCGGTGGTCAGTGCCAGCGTGTTGCCATTGCCCGTGCCATCATCGGTAATCCCGAGATTATCCTTGCCGACGAACCTACCGGTAACCTGGATTCTAAGATGGGTGCCGAAGTAATGGAACTGCTTCATCGCCTGAATAAGGAAGACGGACGTACCATCGTAATGGTTACTCACAATGAAGAACAGGCCAAACAAACCTCTCGCACCATCCGCTTCTTCGACGGACGTCAAGTGCAATAAATAATACAAAGTACAATGAAAGCAAAAATTATACTCGTAGCTTTGGCTCTTTTCCTGGGAGCCATCGGTTATACGGTGCAAGCTCAATGCAGTGCCGATTGCCAATGTGGTAAAACTACCGAAGATAAAACCTTGGCTGTCGGTAACCGTAAAGTTGCCGATTTCTCCATGATCCGACTGGAGGCTGTCGGAGATATTTTTTTCACTCAGTCCGACCGTTGTTCCGTCCGGATAGAGGGGCCGCAAGAATACGTATCCCAAACTACTACAGTTGTGAAAAATGGTGTTTTAGTGATCGGATATCAAAAAAACAACAATAATTCCAAACACATAAAATTGTATATTACGGCTCCCAATCTGGACAATGTGAAGTTGCAAGGCGTGGGTAGCTTTAATTGCCGGGAACCACTTCGGTCAAGGCGCTTCGACCTGATCCTTTCAGGAGTTGGAGATGTTAATATCGACAATTTGAAGTGTAAGGATTTCACGGTGAAACTGGATGGAGTGGGCTGTGTAAATGTCAAGGTTGATTGTGACGCATTGGAAGCCCAAGCCAATGGAGTGGGAAGCATGACCCTGAATGGTAAAGCCGGTACCGCAAAAATATCAAGAAACGGGGTTGGCGGTGTCAATACCGGTGGACTGAAAATAGGAAAATAGTAACAAGCACAAAATGATTAAACAATATTTCAAGCAGGCCCTTGCACAACTCAGACAGCAGCCCTTGCTGACTACGATTAGTGTGTTGGGCACTGCTTTGACCATTTGCCTGATTATGGTAGTGGTCATGCAACAGCAAATAAAAACCACCCCTTTTGCTCCGGAGAGTAACCGTAACCGGCTATTGCATGTCAAACAGATGAGCACGAGCAACAAAAACTGGAGTGATGACGGATCGAGTAACGGTCCGATGGGGCTGCAGACAGCAAAAGGATGTTTTGAAGGATTAACGACGGCCGAGGAAGTCAGTATCTATACGATACCCGAAACTATGCAGGTAGCTTTGCCCCGTGGTGTACGTACGGGGATCGATGCCCTCGAGACCGATGGAGCTTTCTGGAGGATATTCGACTTTTCGTTTATAGACGGTAAGCCTTATTCGGATGCGGAAGTAAAATCCGGGCTTCCGGTAGCTGTTATAACAGAGAGTGTCGCACGTCTTCTTTTCGGTACGTCCCATCAGGTGTCCGGTAAGGAGATCTTGGTGAATGATGCGGTCTACCGGATAAGCGGAGTGGTGAAAGATGTGTCTTCAATGGCTTCGACAGCCTATGCACAGATTTGGGTTCCATATTCATCGACCCATATTACGGGAGGAGACAATACCTGGTGTGACGGGATTATGGGAGTGATGCGGGTTGTGATCCTGGCCCGCAGTTCTTCCGACTTCGAAGCTATCCGTGCAGAGTGCGAACGTCGCCGCTTGGCTTATAACGCCGGGTTGGGTGATTATTTTGTTTTCTACCGTGGGCAGCCGGATGACCAACTGACGATGTCGCAGCATAAGTGGGCAAATGTGCAGCCGGATATGGCAGCCTATTTTCGTCAGCAAGTCATTATATTTTTGATTCTGTTACTGGTACCTGCCATCAATCTGAGCTCGATGACCCATAGCCGTTTGAGACAACGCGTTGCCGAGATCGGTGTACGGCGTTCGTTCGGAGCTACCCGTGGGGGAGTGATGGGGCAAATTGTTGCCGAGAATCTGGTACTGACTTTGATGGCCGGAGTGGTCGGACTGTTGTTCTGTCTGATCATATCTTATTGTTGGGGAGGTACGCTTTTTGCCGATAGCAGATTGATGTACCTTAACACGGCTCCGGTTATCGAGTGGAAAATGCTTTTTAAATTTTCTACTTTTATTTATGCATTACTTTTCTGTTTGGCACTGAATCTGCTGAGTAGTGGATGGCCGGCCTGGAGGGCATCGCGGATGTCTATTATAAATGCTCTTAGCGGAAAGCTTAACTAAACACTACACAAACGATGAATAAGAAACTGTTGAAACAAATAGTAAACGAACGGCGCTCTAACTCCTGGCTGTTCATAGAACTGCTGCTGGTAAGCATTGTGCTTTGGTATGTAGTCGATTATATGTTTGTCACCCTTTATACCTATTTTGAACC containing:
- a CDS encoding ABC transporter permease, translated to MIRLIMKNLWARRRKNGWLLAELILVSIVTWVIVDPLVVLTHDRNLPEGYRPDHLFLLQLASYPAGSEQFRAEENDTLARKANFERLLNKLKHYEGVKYTTFILNEQYPSALSISNGNTMFDTIPVRTLRLAFIPHTDYFRTMGMEGAEGMTAEQLDNRDFLWTESVLTADISQRLKDGKPLYGRRLGNGDEEDYRVGGVIAPVRYRSYMQPMPIELYVYEEFPDYMYYYIPLIALRIDDHLSEKVFLHHFREWMNKELTVGNYYVKSVQSFSDIQEQHEFSEGITNQYRLNLALGIFFLVNLCLGVAGTFWMQTRSRREEVGIMLSFGGTPSHITRLLLYEGWILTTLGTLTGCLLYLQYALRDGLYTTCNSAEEAMPAYWINHFGLHFTAVTLIVYLLLLIVVSIGIWMPAHKLSRISPVDALRDE
- a CDS encoding ABC transporter permease; the encoded protein is MIKLYFKQAWQLLKQNPLFSSVYVLGTGLGIAMTMSLVIIYYIKMAPVYPEENRNRILVSKGMTAIEQGDENNWFSSNVSFQTVKRFYYPLKSAEAVGCSLDGHTTSLLELPESKDLKEVQVKLVDAGFWKVFSFAFVDGKPFTRADFDSGLRKAVISVTLARRLYGDNAPVGRTFVLDSDEYQVCGVVKDVSFITPATYADIWLPLTVDAEVVEEKEGSYELIGNLSVYMLAPSVGSKDKVAGEVRDAFRKYNFSQKKYKVDLYGQPVSYWKSTFYEYCNSAPDWGKLIRTYGTILLALLFVPALNLAGMIASRMKRQLSEMGIRKAFGASKASLLMQVFWENLFLTGLGGLLGLLLSYLIVYCGRNWLPDLLSAYSDVIPEGVDSFLTPGMLLNPVVIGITFLVSLILNVLSALIPALHALKKDIVYSLNDKR
- a CDS encoding ABC transporter permease → MNLMMILRQLWNQRAANGWILGELVVVTYFLWGVVDPVYVLLSDKALPDNYDLTDTYLLSIGAYSANHTRYNPELDSDSLKQVDFMRIVDQVRRYPGVSDVTVSFFNSYPQSGTWNGGQLFNDTIFANIQQMTFLSGTDYFGVFRIHDARTGEIPPVLAEGEQGIYLTPDVAEKLFGEKYPQNKWIHWGDSTRKSPLTAVIDPLQIRSISQPGPLVFKATSELIHLPGAARICFRVRDGLASPAFTETFKREMRPRMQIGNYYLASLTDFETVSKHFEYYMGTTGTIRLQIILASFFLLCVFLGMGGTFWLRCNSRREEMGIYMTMGSTRHRLIRQFLLEAWWMVTIAFVIGALAQFQVVYLNGFAFPPDDPNPDYIQNRPVLHFLIVSAISYILILAVSFVATYIPVSKAARMNPADALRDE
- a CDS encoding helix-turn-helix domain-containing protein, giving the protein MEEVIKLNSVDQYNKMYGLETLHPLVTVVDLSKATVFPTHFTLNYGLYALFLKQTKCGDLRYGRQMYDYQEGTVTSFAPGQVVEVKLNDGVRPMSHGILFHPDLIRGTSLGQEIKHYSFFSYASNEALHLSDDEKKIFQDCLDKVQQELSRPIDKHSKRLIARNIELLLDYCMRFYERQFVTRSKVNKDVLMKFEDLLDVYFQSEQSPNEKLPTVKYFADKVNLSSNYFGDLIKKETGKTAQEYIQGKIINIAKERILASEKTVSEIAYELGFQYPQHFTRIFKKVVGCTPTEYRVIQV
- a CDS encoding ABC transporter ATP-binding protein; amino-acid sequence: MITLTSLSKIYRTNEIETVALENVNLKVDRGEFLSIMGPSGCGKSTLLNIMGLLDAPTAGTIEINGTHTEGMKDKELAAFRNKTLGFVFQSFHLINSLNVMDNVELPLLYRHIASSERRKLAQEVLEKVGLSHRMRHFPTQLSGGQCQRVAIARAIIGNPEIILADEPTGNLDSKMGAEVMELLHRLNKEDGRTIVMVTHNEEQAGQTSRTVRFFDGRQVQ
- a CDS encoding ABC transporter permease, which translates into the protein MIKQYFKQSLVLLQQNKLLSVIAIIGTALAIAMIMCIVLIYQARTANYEPEINRDRTLSIEMTIAQKIDDKGWNMGNQLSLRTIKECFYPMTTAEAVSAVHYSMTSLAATPDGTREGKCAVSYTDDNFWRVFGFRFLHGKPYGQEFVSGEKKLVVTRSLARRLFGIDNAVGRIISLGFVDYTVCGVVADVSVLAEAAYAEAWAPYTALPDYERSVSEGLQGGYSCYILVPKGADPDVVRAEAQQNVDRMNANQKELKLLLGGAPDTRLMSLARDNPFDDPDTSRLVLIYIVVITILLLVPAINLSGITLSRMRRRMEEIGVRRAFGATRGELLRQVLAENLVVTLMGGVLGLILSYIAVLCMRDWLLNTSMSGYYGVDTQVSAGMVIQPFVFVCALLFCLLMNLLSAGIPAIRVSRTNIVNAIK
- a CDS encoding ABC transporter ATP-binding protein yields the protein MITLTSLSKIYRTNEIETVALENVNLTVDRGEFLSIMGPSGCGKSTLLNIMGLLDAPTTGTIEINGTHTEGMKDKELAAFRNKTLGFVFQSFHLINSLNVLDNVELPLLYRRVSSSERRKLAQEVLEKVGLSHRMRHFPTQLSGGQCQRVAIARAIIGNPEIILADEPTGNLDSKMGAEVMELLHRLNKEDGRTIVMVTHNEEQAKQTSRTIRFFDGRQVQ
- a CDS encoding head GIN domain-containing protein, encoding MKAKIILVALALFLGAIGYTVQAQCSADCQCGKTTEDKTLAVGNRKVADFSMIRLEAVGDIFFTQSDRCSVRIEGPQEYVSQTTTVVKNGVLVIGYQKNNNNSKHIKLYITAPNLDNVKLQGVGSFNCREPLRSRRFDLILSGVGDVNIDNLKCKDFTVKLDGVGCVNVKVDCDALEAQANGVGSMTLNGKAGTAKISRNGVGGVNTGGLKIGK
- a CDS encoding ABC transporter permease; this encodes MIKQYFKQALAQLRQQPLLTTISVLGTALTICLIMVVVMQQQIKTTPFAPESNRNRLLHVKQMSTSNKNWSDDGSSNGPMGLQTAKGCFEGLTTAEEVSIYTIPETMQVALPRGVRTGIDALETDGAFWRIFDFSFIDGKPYSDAEVKSGLPVAVITESVARLLFGTSHQVSGKEILVNDAVYRISGVVKDVSSMASTAYAQIWVPYSSTHITGGDNTWCDGIMGVMRVVILARSSSDFEAIRAECERRRLAYNAGLGDYFVFYRGQPDDQLTMSQHKWANVQPDMAAYFRQQVIIFLILLLVPAINLSSMTHSRLRQRVAEIGVRRSFGATRGGVMGQIVAENLVLTLMAGVVGLLFCLIISYCWGGTLFADSRLMYLNTAPVIEWKMLFKFSTFIYALLFCLALNLLSSGWPAWRASRMSIINALSGKLN